The following proteins are encoded in a genomic region of Sorangiineae bacterium MSr12523:
- a CDS encoding alginate export family protein produces MTRRSVGLLGVLFAFSASPSPALAQSAAPAPETFAIGDWTFSPSLQLRTRGEYRRDPVDMGGRNADGTVRRVEDATLVFERARLGLAADRGPLHAQITLQDSRAWGSSPTGEARFFAPFEAYAEARTSSARPAYLRIGRQAIAWGDGRLLGTADWHPVARSLDAVRGHVASGAFDVEAFAAMLEQPQPASPTFGQTDFLGTSTGTQLYGLQIAWALDPLLRVELSGLGRVSRTVPTGSRFDMARLYGETYTGDLRIFGEGRGFKYAIEGAYQFGTARSLGLDRAAYAAAAYVGRTFDNVVLTPTLRLGGSFASGDDGQGKYKQFDPLLPDVYTNHGAMDIFAWSNAAELHARLTLVPWTDGVFGLEYRYARLVEASGEWITTPLNTIGRAPANDANNVSELGHEGDVFLTWLPWSSLELRAGYSAFILGDGARTIRAAAYAPAAVAHFGYAQATLTIP; encoded by the coding sequence ATGACTCGACGCTCGGTAGGCCTACTCGGGGTCCTTTTCGCGTTCAGCGCAAGTCCATCACCTGCGCTCGCGCAATCCGCCGCGCCCGCGCCGGAGACCTTCGCCATTGGCGATTGGACCTTCTCGCCCAGCCTGCAGCTTCGCACCCGGGGCGAGTACCGGCGCGATCCCGTGGACATGGGCGGGCGAAACGCCGACGGCACGGTGCGCCGCGTGGAGGATGCAACCTTGGTCTTCGAGCGGGCCCGCCTTGGGCTCGCAGCCGACCGCGGCCCGCTTCACGCGCAGATCACGCTGCAGGACTCGCGCGCCTGGGGCTCGAGCCCCACCGGAGAGGCCCGCTTTTTCGCACCGTTCGAGGCCTACGCCGAGGCGCGCACGTCCAGCGCGCGGCCGGCGTACCTGCGCATCGGGCGACAGGCCATCGCGTGGGGCGATGGTCGCCTGCTCGGCACCGCCGATTGGCATCCCGTCGCGCGCTCGCTCGATGCCGTGCGCGGGCACGTGGCCTCGGGCGCGTTCGACGTCGAGGCCTTTGCCGCCATGCTCGAGCAGCCGCAGCCGGCAAGCCCCACCTTCGGCCAGACCGACTTTCTCGGCACGTCCACGGGCACGCAGCTCTATGGCTTGCAGATCGCCTGGGCGCTGGATCCGCTGTTGCGCGTGGAGCTCTCGGGGCTCGGGCGCGTATCGCGCACCGTGCCCACGGGCTCGCGCTTCGACATGGCGCGCCTGTATGGCGAGACGTACACCGGCGATTTGCGCATCTTCGGCGAGGGGCGCGGATTCAAATATGCCATCGAGGGCGCGTACCAATTCGGCACCGCGCGCTCCCTTGGCCTGGATCGCGCGGCGTACGCGGCCGCGGCGTACGTCGGCCGCACCTTCGACAACGTGGTGCTGACCCCCACCTTGCGCCTCGGTGGCTCGTTTGCCTCGGGCGACGATGGGCAGGGCAAGTACAAGCAGTTCGACCCGCTCTTGCCCGACGTGTACACGAACCACGGCGCCATGGACATCTTCGCCTGGTCCAATGCCGCCGAGCTGCATGCGCGTCTCACATTGGTGCCGTGGACCGACGGCGTGTTCGGCCTCGAATACCGTTACGCGCGCTTGGTGGAGGCTTCGGGCGAGTGGATCACCACGCCGCTCAACACGATTGGCCGCGCCCCAGCGAACGATGCCAATAACGTGAGCGAGCTCGGGCATGAAGGTGACGTCTTCCTCACGTGGCTTCCGTGGTCTTCGCTCGAGCTACGGGCGGGCTACTCGGCTTTCATCCTGGGCGATGGGGCGCGCACCATCCGAGCGGCTGCGTATGCGCCGGCGGCAGTCGCGCACTTCGGCTATGCGCAGGCGACGTTGACCATACCGTGA
- a CDS encoding AgmX/PglI C-terminal domain-containing protein — protein MAHVHAERGTGSEPNPPGQMTAAMRAVSAPKGPKVLRIGVVRQGRILEERILSIGAIRPFERVGAHYYLKLEDVADARIAFGADIRDMAALRELAGDKHRLRLPDDARGRVVLDGVTLLFQFVLRPPPQPRPQLPLSVQGGILRQIDWDLTILAAFSFLIHFGLVGALCSDWMDPVIDESVVVRLVDPAPNLPQPMTEVPVEPTPIVPNESPAPATGAKPTKSGRGAPVHHDDGVSIAEQARAMQIGILGAFDTGPAVKDALNGRELPPVDLSQAAKSEAGVTGNELHVAGNSVVHPGASRTDLASIGNRHGGERDGAGHAAEPRGPSPDIRIDPPSWSAPVADAERVVSSLRPRFRVCYQRGLNTDPEMAGAVTIVAKVAPNGEVLEADPSGATGLSPDVIACIQRVVRNAQFAAPGGTGSAVRIPVKFVRQTR, from the coding sequence ATGGCGCACGTTCACGCAGAGCGAGGTACGGGCTCGGAGCCGAATCCTCCGGGGCAGATGACGGCGGCCATGCGCGCCGTTTCGGCGCCCAAAGGCCCGAAGGTGCTGCGAATCGGTGTGGTTCGCCAGGGGCGCATTCTCGAGGAGCGGATCCTATCCATTGGCGCCATCAGGCCTTTCGAGCGGGTTGGGGCTCATTACTATTTGAAGCTCGAGGACGTTGCGGATGCGCGGATTGCGTTCGGTGCGGACATTCGCGACATGGCTGCGTTGCGCGAGCTCGCGGGAGACAAGCACCGGCTTCGCCTGCCGGACGATGCCCGAGGCCGCGTCGTCCTCGACGGTGTGACACTTCTCTTTCAATTCGTCTTGCGGCCGCCCCCGCAGCCTCGTCCACAGCTTCCGTTGTCGGTCCAAGGCGGCATTCTTCGCCAGATCGATTGGGATCTGACCATCCTCGCTGCGTTTAGCTTTCTCATCCATTTCGGCTTGGTGGGGGCACTCTGCTCGGATTGGATGGATCCCGTGATCGATGAAAGCGTGGTGGTGCGCCTCGTCGATCCGGCGCCCAACCTTCCGCAGCCGATGACCGAGGTACCCGTCGAACCCACGCCGATCGTGCCCAACGAGTCGCCCGCTCCAGCGACGGGCGCGAAGCCCACAAAGAGCGGTCGCGGCGCGCCCGTCCACCACGACGATGGTGTCTCCATCGCGGAGCAGGCGCGGGCCATGCAAATTGGGATTCTCGGTGCCTTCGACACCGGCCCTGCCGTGAAGGACGCGTTGAACGGACGCGAGCTCCCGCCCGTCGATCTGTCGCAAGCGGCGAAGTCGGAGGCGGGTGTCACCGGGAACGAACTTCACGTCGCAGGCAATTCCGTCGTTCACCCCGGCGCTTCGCGCACCGATCTCGCGTCCATTGGCAACCGCCATGGCGGCGAGCGCGATGGAGCAGGCCACGCGGCGGAGCCCCGAGGCCCGTCGCCGGACATACGAATCGATCCGCCCAGCTGGTCTGCCCCCGTCGCCGACGCCGAGCGCGTCGTATCGTCCCTGCGGCCGCGTTTTCGCGTGTGTTACCAACGCGGGTTGAACACGGATCCGGAAATGGCCGGCGCGGTCACCATCGTCGCAAAGGTGGCGCCCAACGGAGAGGTGCTCGAGGCGGATCCCTCGGGAGCCACCGGCCTTTCCCCCGACGTCATCGCATGCATCCAGCGCGTCGTGCGCAATGCGCAATTCGCCGCGCCCGGCGGCACGGGCAGTGCGGTTCGAATCCCGGTGAAGTTCGTGCGTCAGACGCGCTAG
- a CDS encoding 2-hydroxyglutaryl-CoA dehydratase, with translation MTTNYEVRPKAKLPVIDVEAELRRFEEEERKRLGLDQQTDQWLEEMAGLTFTKSERSKITMLIGGLTLAHDFLIEGGLKGVGYNVQMLDAPNNAALQFGKEFGNRGQCNPTYFTVGNLIQYLTILRDKFGMTSEEIVKKYVFLTAGACGPCRFGMYVTEYRKALRDAGFDGFRVMLFQQTGGLKQATGEASGLEMNPTFFWAIIKGIVVGDVLNAIGYRLRPYELTAGDTDRAIEQAKKICYEAMEKRTNILAALWSCKPLFEAVKVDKTLPKPKVSIIGEFWAMTTEGDGNYQLQRFLESEGAEADIQLVTAWILYTIWEARRDTIERKDLKAQDTAKFGLGGLGTFGAMKKILAVTAADKLVRVLFHTFAYTGGLYGYHLPDMDVIAQISHEYYNNDLRGGEGHMEVGKLIMNVTHAKAHMTLSVKPFGCMPSAGVSDGVQSAITEKYPGTIFCPVETSGDGRVNFYSRVQMYLFKAKQAALAEYERVLEEKGLTREQIQAFLDATPRFASPLHKAPHRHAGSAADLAAEVASHITQTRWERLRDRLSVTARKSQELAQKSPHMVIKMVKAAAENAPAVTERVKQDILAFTEEKKAARRARAQKKDSNPVVADAAE, from the coding sequence ATGACCACGAATTACGAAGTACGGCCGAAGGCCAAGCTCCCGGTGATTGACGTCGAAGCGGAATTGCGCCGTTTCGAAGAAGAAGAGCGCAAGCGCCTGGGGCTCGACCAACAGACGGACCAGTGGCTCGAGGAAATGGCCGGGCTCACCTTCACCAAGTCCGAGCGCTCGAAAATCACCATGCTGATCGGCGGCTTGACCCTCGCCCACGACTTCCTCATCGAGGGCGGTCTGAAGGGCGTCGGGTACAACGTGCAGATGCTCGACGCGCCGAACAACGCCGCGCTGCAATTCGGCAAAGAATTCGGCAACCGCGGGCAGTGCAATCCCACGTATTTCACCGTGGGGAATCTGATTCAGTATTTGACGATCCTGCGCGACAAGTTTGGAATGACGTCCGAGGAAATCGTCAAGAAGTACGTGTTCTTGACGGCCGGGGCCTGCGGGCCGTGCCGCTTCGGCATGTACGTGACGGAGTACCGCAAGGCGCTGCGCGATGCGGGCTTCGACGGCTTCCGGGTCATGCTGTTCCAGCAGACCGGCGGCTTGAAGCAGGCGACGGGCGAAGCGAGCGGCCTGGAGATGAACCCCACGTTCTTCTGGGCCATCATCAAGGGCATCGTGGTGGGCGACGTGCTCAACGCCATCGGCTACCGCCTGCGCCCCTACGAGCTGACCGCGGGCGATACGGATCGCGCGATCGAGCAGGCGAAGAAGATCTGCTACGAAGCCATGGAGAAGCGGACGAACATTCTGGCCGCGCTCTGGAGCTGCAAGCCGCTGTTCGAGGCGGTGAAGGTCGACAAGACATTGCCCAAGCCCAAGGTGAGCATCATCGGCGAGTTCTGGGCGATGACCACCGAGGGTGACGGCAATTACCAACTCCAGCGCTTTTTGGAGAGCGAGGGCGCCGAGGCCGATATCCAATTGGTGACGGCGTGGATCCTCTATACGATTTGGGAAGCGCGCCGCGACACCATCGAGCGCAAGGATCTCAAGGCGCAGGATACGGCGAAATTCGGATTGGGCGGCCTAGGCACCTTCGGCGCGATGAAGAAGATCCTCGCGGTGACGGCGGCCGACAAGCTGGTGCGCGTGCTGTTCCACACGTTCGCCTATACGGGCGGGCTCTATGGCTATCACCTGCCGGACATGGACGTCATCGCGCAGATTAGCCACGAGTATTACAACAATGACCTTCGCGGCGGCGAAGGGCACATGGAAGTTGGAAAGCTCATCATGAACGTCACGCACGCGAAGGCGCACATGACGCTCAGCGTGAAGCCGTTCGGCTGCATGCCCAGCGCCGGTGTTTCCGACGGCGTGCAATCGGCCATCACCGAGAAGTACCCCGGGACGATTTTCTGCCCCGTGGAGACGAGCGGCGACGGTCGGGTCAATTTCTATTCGCGCGTGCAAATGTACCTCTTCAAGGCGAAGCAAGCCGCCTTGGCGGAGTACGAGCGCGTGCTCGAGGAAAAGGGCCTTACGCGCGAGCAGATTCAGGCCTTCCTGGATGCCACGCCGCGTTTTGCGAGCCCGCTCCACAAGGCGCCGCACCGCCACGCCGGCAGCGCGGCGGATCTCGCAGCCGAGGTGGCGTCGCACATCACGCAAACGCGCTGGGAGCGCCTGCGTGACCGCCTCAGCGTGACGGCCCGTAAGAGCCAGGAGCTCGCGCAGAAGTCGCCGCACATGGTCATCAAAATGGTCAAGGCTGCCGCAGAAAATGCGCCGGCCGTGACAGAGCGCGTGAAGCAGGACATCCTTGCCTTCACCGAAGAGAAGAAGGCGGCACGACGCGCCCGCGCTCAGAAGAAAGACTCCAATCCCGTGGTAGCCGACGCGGCAGAATAA
- a CDS encoding M15 family metallopeptidase, whose amino-acid sequence MASLRFSVFVATALLVGCSSADSESRDETDDGVQQDSLAGGTVGQAVQNSCDTSSVRGLSLQIIAEGNCLKPGAYTAVPKAGKVTFGSNVFANMQKPGRDQLVAALNANPNKAMGINSMLRTVAQQYLLYSWYQAGRCGIGLAAKPGNSNHETGLAFDTSQYDAWKSILKARGFRWLGSSDPVHFDYVGSGAKDYQGLDVQAFQRLWNRNNPGDKIDEDGLWGPNTSARMNKSPAAGFAKGATCAAAAESTEVAALDDLGLLGDVPASQSEKTACDVCVESICAVDSTCCDDLAWDATCAAHAESRCQKECF is encoded by the coding sequence ATGGCAAGCCTTCGCTTTTCCGTCTTCGTTGCGACTGCGCTTCTGGTGGGCTGTTCGTCCGCAGATTCCGAATCACGGGACGAGACGGACGACGGCGTGCAGCAGGATTCGCTGGCCGGGGGCACCGTCGGTCAGGCGGTGCAAAATAGCTGCGATACGAGCAGCGTGCGTGGATTGAGTCTGCAGATCATCGCCGAGGGGAACTGTTTGAAGCCGGGAGCCTATACGGCCGTTCCCAAGGCGGGCAAAGTCACCTTCGGGTCCAATGTATTTGCAAATATGCAAAAGCCCGGGCGCGACCAGCTGGTGGCGGCACTGAATGCCAATCCGAACAAGGCCATGGGCATCAATTCGATGCTTCGCACGGTGGCCCAACAGTATTTGCTCTATTCATGGTACCAGGCAGGGCGCTGCGGAATCGGTTTGGCGGCGAAGCCGGGAAATAGCAATCACGAAACGGGGTTGGCCTTCGATACGAGCCAATACGATGCGTGGAAGAGCATCCTGAAGGCTCGCGGCTTCCGCTGGCTTGGCAGCAGCGATCCGGTGCACTTCGATTACGTGGGCTCCGGGGCAAAGGACTACCAGGGCCTCGATGTGCAGGCCTTTCAGCGGCTTTGGAATCGAAACAACCCGGGTGACAAGATCGACGAGGATGGGCTCTGGGGGCCCAATACGAGCGCGCGCATGAACAAGTCGCCCGCGGCAGGATTCGCCAAAGGCGCCACGTGCGCGGCTGCCGCCGAGAGCACCGAGGTTGCGGCGCTCGACGACTTGGGTCTTCTCGGCGACGTGCCCGCGTCCCAATCCGAAAAGACGGCGTGCGATGTCTGCGTTGAATCGATATGTGCCGTCGACTCCACATGCTGCGACGATCTCGCCTGGGACGCCACCTGCGCGGCGCACGCCGAGTCGCGCTGCCAGAAGGAGTGCTTCTAG
- a CDS encoding beta-lactamase family protein: protein MTRFEGRSFTGALRIAALAITLFASAACHDAEPRAGSGDANPDELRELDADAAKRLDAGIHRVMHEMGIPGAIIGLWMPAEGAYVRAFGVADEATGAPMTPYLYMRIGSVTKTFSVTALLQLVDQGKIGLDDAISKYVAGVPEGDRITLRHLAGMRSGIRDFGVDADFGKNFVNDPRHIFTAEELLGYGLRHPLSFEPGNGFEYSNTNTVLLGLVIEKVSGQHLDEYLREHVFEPLRLGQTSYPTTSFFPSPHPRAYTSLTPDGRVVDGSDWSLWSAGAAGGVISRLDDMLIWSKALATGRLLTPAMHAERLQGVTLPKNPGVRYGLGLFDAGGWIGHNGSIAGFESLMVYLASRDTPLIILLNTDVRRNGASPALQLAKAITSIATPENPIPL from the coding sequence ATGACACGTTTCGAAGGCAGGAGCTTCACGGGCGCGCTGCGCATCGCGGCGTTGGCCATTACCTTGTTTGCAAGTGCAGCATGCCACGATGCCGAGCCGAGAGCCGGCTCGGGCGATGCCAACCCGGACGAGCTGCGCGAGCTCGATGCCGATGCGGCGAAGCGGCTCGATGCGGGCATCCATCGTGTCATGCACGAGATGGGTATTCCGGGCGCCATCATCGGGCTCTGGATGCCGGCAGAAGGCGCCTACGTGCGCGCTTTCGGTGTTGCCGACGAGGCCACCGGCGCGCCCATGACGCCTTATCTCTACATGCGAATCGGGAGCGTGACCAAGACCTTCAGCGTCACGGCGCTGCTGCAGTTGGTCGATCAGGGAAAGATTGGGCTCGATGATGCGATTTCCAAATACGTCGCCGGCGTGCCCGAGGGCGACCGAATCACATTGCGGCACCTTGCCGGCATGCGAAGCGGTATTCGCGACTTTGGTGTCGATGCCGATTTTGGAAAGAACTTCGTCAACGACCCCCGGCACATTTTCACCGCCGAGGAGCTGCTCGGATACGGCTTGCGCCATCCCTTGTCCTTCGAGCCGGGCAACGGTTTCGAATATAGCAATACGAATACCGTGTTGCTTGGCCTGGTGATCGAGAAGGTCAGCGGGCAGCATCTGGACGAATACCTTCGAGAGCATGTGTTCGAACCGCTTCGCCTCGGGCAGACGAGTTATCCGACCACGTCGTTTTTTCCTTCGCCGCACCCTCGTGCGTATACGAGCCTGACTCCGGATGGCCGTGTGGTGGATGGCTCGGATTGGAGCCTATGGTCTGCGGGCGCCGCCGGCGGCGTCATATCCCGATTGGACGATATGCTCATCTGGTCGAAGGCTCTGGCGACGGGCCGTTTGCTGACGCCAGCGATGCACGCGGAGCGTTTGCAGGGAGTCACCCTTCCGAAGAACCCTGGTGTGCGCTACGGCCTCGGGCTCTTCGACGCAGGCGGCTGGATCGGCCACAACGGATCCATCGCCGGGTTCGAGAGCTTGATGGTTTATCTCGCCTCGCGGGACACTCCGCTGATCATCCTGCTCAACACGGATGTTCGACGGAATGGCGCGTCTCCGGCCCTGCAATTGGCAAAGGCCATCACGAGCATCGCAACACCCGAGAACCCGATTCCGCTGTGA
- a CDS encoding phosphatase PAP2 family protein, with protein MTQQYLDKSLSRADAAELAESRNFLAAFGSRLVRNLAVQDWLVLGYFTVLLLSLVFGSGPGRVRCIEHVLIDVALVGLGLSLSRGGLLPQGSLGNTIVYRTTMFGAVFLTYFQLRDILPAVTQHSVDADILAFDLRVFGVEPSLAWDQFVTPTTTEWFAFFYFSYFAILIVHVIPFLLAVKNDKLLTQFGLGICVVFCSAHTLYMVVPGYGPYAHMAAQFKHQLSGGLFWGLVREAVEAGGAQKDIFPSLHTAAPTFLAIFSYRHRKLLPFKYTWPIVGFFAVQIIGATMFLRWHYLIDIFAGITLASFANFVAAKVPAWESARRARLGLPPVFTPIQFRSTPSTAELAAKE; from the coding sequence ATGACCCAGCAGTATCTCGACAAATCGCTCTCCCGCGCAGACGCCGCCGAGCTCGCGGAAAGCCGCAATTTCCTCGCGGCCTTCGGCTCGCGGTTGGTGCGGAACCTGGCCGTCCAAGATTGGCTCGTGCTCGGTTACTTCACCGTGCTGCTGCTCTCGCTGGTGTTCGGCAGTGGGCCGGGACGCGTGCGATGCATCGAGCACGTCCTCATCGACGTCGCGTTGGTGGGCCTTGGGCTATCGCTTTCGCGTGGTGGACTTCTCCCGCAGGGAAGCTTGGGCAACACCATCGTGTACCGCACCACCATGTTCGGTGCGGTGTTCCTAACGTACTTCCAGCTCCGCGACATCCTGCCGGCGGTCACGCAACATTCTGTCGACGCCGACATCCTCGCGTTCGACCTTCGCGTCTTCGGCGTCGAGCCCTCGCTTGCGTGGGACCAGTTCGTGACGCCGACCACCACCGAGTGGTTCGCGTTCTTCTATTTCAGCTACTTCGCGATTCTCATCGTCCACGTCATTCCGTTCTTGCTCGCCGTGAAGAACGACAAGCTGCTCACCCAATTCGGGTTGGGCATCTGCGTCGTGTTCTGCAGCGCGCACACCCTCTACATGGTGGTGCCGGGCTACGGGCCGTACGCGCACATGGCGGCGCAATTCAAGCATCAACTCTCGGGCGGCCTGTTCTGGGGCTTGGTGCGCGAGGCGGTGGAAGCCGGTGGCGCGCAGAAGGACATTTTCCCGAGCCTCCACACGGCGGCGCCCACGTTCTTGGCCATCTTCTCGTACCGGCATCGGAAGCTGCTGCCGTTCAAGTACACGTGGCCCATCGTTGGATTTTTCGCCGTGCAGATCATTGGCGCGACCATGTTTCTGCGGTGGCACTACCTGATCGATATTTTCGCTGGCATCACCCTCGCGAGCTTCGCGAACTTCGTAGCGGCGAAGGTTCCCGCTTGGGAGAGTGCACGGCGGGCCCGCCTTGGTCTGCCGCCGGTGTTCACGCCCATTCAATTCCGCTCGACGCCTTCCACTGCAGAGTTGGCCGCGAAGGAGTGA
- a CDS encoding lysophospholipase has protein sequence MTIARDEGPITHRREDGPDLYFVSAMPKRARAAVGILHGYADHAARYTHVMDAWAERGVGSVAIDMRGHGRAKGTRGHCGRFTEFLSDAGELARVLSDRAAGVPLFLMGHSFGGLVAAHSVLQSARSWRGLLLSSPYFDLALQVPRAKLALGRIASRIVPKLGLPSGLTGKDLTHDTARARAYDDDPLVFPLARARWFRETQKAQARVFSQAPEFTLPLYVLFGAADPVAKLDGGKRWFDAVRSSDKTWDARDGLLHECLNELSWREIADTMSDWILARTK, from the coding sequence ATGACCATCGCGCGCGACGAAGGCCCGATCACGCACCGACGAGAAGACGGACCCGATTTGTATTTCGTTTCGGCCATGCCGAAGCGTGCCCGTGCGGCCGTGGGCATTTTGCACGGCTATGCCGACCACGCGGCGCGCTACACGCACGTGATGGACGCTTGGGCCGAGCGCGGCGTTGGCAGCGTGGCCATCGACATGCGCGGCCACGGTCGCGCCAAGGGCACGCGCGGGCATTGCGGGCGCTTTACGGAATTTCTCTCCGACGCGGGTGAGCTCGCGCGGGTGCTCAGCGATCGCGCTGCCGGTGTTCCGTTGTTCCTCATGGGGCACAGCTTCGGTGGCTTGGTTGCGGCACACAGCGTTCTTCAGTCGGCGCGCTCGTGGCGCGGCCTTTTGCTGAGCAGCCCTTACTTCGACCTCGCGCTTCAAGTGCCCCGCGCGAAGCTCGCGCTCGGGCGCATTGCCTCGCGCATCGTGCCCAAGCTGGGGCTTCCTTCGGGCCTCACGGGCAAGGATCTCACGCACGATACTGCGCGCGCCCGTGCCTACGACGACGACCCGCTGGTGTTCCCATTGGCCCGCGCTCGCTGGTTCCGTGAGACCCAAAAGGCGCAGGCCCGCGTGTTCTCCCAGGCGCCCGAGTTCACCTTGCCGCTCTACGTTCTGTTCGGGGCCGCGGATCCCGTTGCCAAGTTGGACGGGGGCAAACGGTGGTTCGACGCCGTCCGCTCCTCGGACAAGACGTGGGACGCGCGCGATGGCCTTCTGCACGAGTGCCTCAACGAGCTCTCGTGGCGCGAGATCGCCGACACCATGTCCGATTGGATCCTTGCTCGGACGAAATAA
- a CDS encoding HD domain-containing protein: MLHRIPKEVEGLARRLRERGKRAWVVGGCVRDLLLGRNVSDWDLCTDALPEELMKIFPRAIPTGIAHGTVTVMVSGTGYEVTTLRGETTYSDGRHPDEVHFTSDIVADLARRDFTMNAIALDPETGTLIDPFDGQKDLDARILRAVGDPRERFAEDGLRVLRAARFVATLEVELDPATRGAIAPTLDTYRKVSMERVRDEWLKTMKAKKPSRAFDVMRETGILGITCPELLEGYGMEQNRWHEYDVWRHGMECMDACQGDAVLRVAALLHDVGKPRSRAFSDKTQDYTFYDHERIGAEIADPILTRMKFSNDERARIVDLVRHHLFHYTDEWNDSTVRRWIRRVGRERVEDLYRLNEADLRGKGRDVEDELRGLEALKVHVQKVIDAGDALSVRELKINGHDLMRDLGLKPGPLLGRILTQLLEEVLADPALNERHALLARAKDLAKG; encoded by the coding sequence ATGTTGCATCGCATCCCCAAGGAAGTCGAAGGGCTCGCCCGGCGCCTCCGCGAGCGCGGCAAGCGCGCGTGGGTCGTGGGCGGGTGCGTGCGCGATCTCTTGCTCGGTCGCAACGTCTCCGATTGGGACCTCTGCACCGACGCGCTCCCGGAAGAGCTCATGAAGATCTTTCCGAGGGCCATTCCCACCGGCATCGCCCATGGGACGGTCACCGTGATGGTCTCGGGCACCGGCTACGAGGTCACCACCCTGCGCGGGGAGACCACCTATTCCGACGGCCGCCACCCCGACGAGGTGCATTTCACCAGCGACATCGTAGCCGACTTGGCCCGGCGCGATTTCACCATGAACGCCATCGCGCTCGACCCGGAGACGGGCACGCTGATCGATCCGTTCGATGGCCAGAAGGATCTCGATGCGCGCATTCTCCGCGCCGTGGGCGATCCGCGCGAGCGCTTCGCCGAGGACGGTCTGCGCGTGCTGCGCGCGGCGCGCTTCGTGGCCACGTTGGAGGTCGAGCTCGATCCCGCCACCCGCGGAGCGATTGCGCCCACGCTCGACACGTACCGCAAGGTCAGCATGGAGCGCGTGCGCGACGAGTGGCTCAAGACGATGAAGGCGAAGAAGCCGTCGCGCGCCTTCGATGTCATGCGCGAGACCGGCATTCTGGGCATCACCTGTCCCGAGCTGCTCGAGGGCTACGGCATGGAGCAAAATCGCTGGCACGAGTACGACGTGTGGCGCCACGGCATGGAGTGCATGGACGCGTGCCAAGGCGATGCCGTTCTCCGCGTCGCCGCGCTCTTGCACGACGTGGGAAAGCCGCGCTCGCGCGCCTTCAGCGACAAGACGCAGGACTACACCTTCTACGATCACGAGCGCATCGGCGCCGAAATCGCCGATCCCATCCTCACGCGCATGAAATTCTCCAACGACGAGCGCGCCCGCATCGTCGATTTGGTGCGCCATCACCTCTTTCACTACACGGACGAATGGAACGATTCGACGGTGCGCCGGTGGATCCGCCGCGTCGGTCGCGAGCGCGTGGAGGATCTCTATCGCCTGAACGAGGCCGATTTGCGCGGGAAGGGGAGGGACGTGGAGGACGAGCTGCGCGGCCTCGAAGCCCTCAAGGTCCACGTGCAGAAGGTGATCGACGCGGGCGACGCCCTCAGCGTGCGCGAGCTGAAGATCAATGGGCACGATCTCATGCGCGACCTCGGTCTCAAGCCCGGGCCCCTTCTCGGGCGCATTCTGACGCAGCTCCTCGAGGAGGTGCTCGCCGATCCGGCGCTGAACGAACGCCATGCACTTCTCGCCCGCGCGAAAGATCTCGCGAAGGGCTAG
- a CDS encoding DUF882 domain-containing protein has product MSSTVAAPLAADASVPRSMRLASKKATPVLEDGRSPPDLPLFGTLVQVHTNERVALDATAPSQDRFSKLLADRVTGSSILLDARLLELLRTLIARYPGARIELVSGFRSPKLNEMLRKKGHHVASHSQHSLGHACDFRIVPAGTERPLAPAFVERQIRDTGWDGGVGIYPTQKDWFVHADVGPNRRWVSK; this is encoded by the coding sequence GTGTCGAGTACGGTTGCGGCACCATTGGCGGCCGACGCCTCGGTGCCCCGTTCCATGCGCCTCGCCAGCAAAAAGGCGACGCCGGTCCTCGAAGACGGCCGCTCCCCGCCCGACCTTCCCCTCTTCGGGACACTGGTCCAAGTTCACACGAACGAGCGCGTGGCGTTGGATGCCACCGCGCCATCGCAGGACCGCTTTTCCAAGCTTCTCGCGGATCGGGTGACCGGGTCGAGCATTCTGCTCGATGCGCGCCTGCTCGAGCTATTGCGCACCCTGATTGCGCGCTACCCGGGCGCCCGCATCGAGCTGGTAAGCGGCTTTCGCAGCCCCAAGCTGAACGAAATGCTGCGGAAAAAGGGGCACCACGTGGCGTCCCACAGCCAGCACTCGCTGGGGCACGCCTGCGATTTCCGCATCGTGCCCGCCGGCACCGAGCGCCCGCTCGCGCCGGCCTTCGTGGAGCGGCAGATCCGCGATACGGGCTGGGACGGGGGCGTGGGCATCTACCCCACGCAGAAGGACTGGTTCGTCCACGCCGACGTGGGGCCGAACCGGCGCTGGGTGAGCAAGTAA